From one Lycium barbarum isolate Lr01 chromosome 6, ASM1917538v2, whole genome shotgun sequence genomic stretch:
- the LOC132600425 gene encoding uncharacterized protein LOC132600425 isoform X2, translated as MNCSTPTKIAQTLPLFNSIIHSSRGSRRGFSAVTVKKMAWNLEKCDGNVQTKMVSVCPATEDYAQDAIEAIKARKVIAVPTDTLYGFACDACSAEAVNRIYEIKGRKHTSPLAICVGDVHDIQRYAVTDHLPHSLLDCLLPGPVTVVLRRGESSILEKSLNPGLESIGVRVPDCNFIRVIARGSRSALALTSANLSGQSSSIDVKDFENLWEHCAYVYDGGILPAGRAGSTVVDLTKLGKYKILRPGSAKEETVAILERHSLLEDGNGD; from the exons ATGAATTGCAGCACACCAACAAAAATAGCACAAACACTGCCTCTCTTCAACTCAATCATTCACTCTTCTCGAG GAAGCAGGAGGGGATTTAGTGCAGTTACTGTGAAGAAAATGGCTTGGAATTTGGAGAAATGTGATGGGAATGTGCAGACTAAGATGGTTTCTGTGTGTCCTGCTACAGAAGATTATGCTCAAGACGCAATTGAAGCTATCAAGGCTAGGAAAGTCATAGCTGTTCCTACTGACACACTATATGGCTTTGCTTGTGATGCTTG TTCTGCTGAGGCAGTGAATCGGATTTATGAGATCAAAGGACGTAAGCATACAAGTCCGCTAGCAATTTGTGTTGGCGATGTTCATGACATACAACGATATGCTGTGACGGATCATCTGCCTCATAGCTTGCTTGACTGCCTTCTTCCAGGACCTGTAACTGTGGTCCTAAGGCGAG GTGAATCGAGTATCCTTGAGAAGTCATTAAACCCTGGATTAGAGAGCATAGGGGTTCGAGTGCCAGACTGTAACTTCATCAGGGTAATTGCCCGTGGTTCTAGAAGTGCCCTTGCACTTACTAGTGCAAACCTCAGTGGACAATCCAGTAGCATAGACGTCAAAGATTTTGAGAACCTTTGGGAGCACTGTGCATATGTCTATGATGGTGGAATTCTTCCAGCTGGACGAGCTGGATCGACAGTGGTGGATCTTACTAAGCTGGGGAAGTACAAGATTCTAAGACCTGGGAG TGCCAAGGAAGAGACCGTTGCTATCCTTGAAAGACACTCACTACTGGAAGATGGAAATGGCGATTAG
- the LOC132600425 gene encoding uncharacterized protein LOC132600425 isoform X4, whose translation MIKNSGSRRGFSAVTVKKMAWNLEKCDGNVQTKMVSVCPATEDYAQDAIEAIKARKVIAVPTDTLYGFACDACSAEAVNRIYEIKGRKHTSPLAICVGDVHDIQRYAVTDHLPHSLLDCLLPGPVTVVLRRGESSILEKSLNPGLESIGVRVPDCNFIRVIARGSRSALALTSANLSGQSSSIDVKDFENLWEHCAYVYDGGILPAGRAGSTVVDLTKLGKYKILRPGSAKEETVAILERHSLLEDGNGD comes from the exons ATGATCAAGAATTCAG GAAGCAGGAGGGGATTTAGTGCAGTTACTGTGAAGAAAATGGCTTGGAATTTGGAGAAATGTGATGGGAATGTGCAGACTAAGATGGTTTCTGTGTGTCCTGCTACAGAAGATTATGCTCAAGACGCAATTGAAGCTATCAAGGCTAGGAAAGTCATAGCTGTTCCTACTGACACACTATATGGCTTTGCTTGTGATGCTTG TTCTGCTGAGGCAGTGAATCGGATTTATGAGATCAAAGGACGTAAGCATACAAGTCCGCTAGCAATTTGTGTTGGCGATGTTCATGACATACAACGATATGCTGTGACGGATCATCTGCCTCATAGCTTGCTTGACTGCCTTCTTCCAGGACCTGTAACTGTGGTCCTAAGGCGAG GTGAATCGAGTATCCTTGAGAAGTCATTAAACCCTGGATTAGAGAGCATAGGGGTTCGAGTGCCAGACTGTAACTTCATCAGGGTAATTGCCCGTGGTTCTAGAAGTGCCCTTGCACTTACTAGTGCAAACCTCAGTGGACAATCCAGTAGCATAGACGTCAAAGATTTTGAGAACCTTTGGGAGCACTGTGCATATGTCTATGATGGTGGAATTCTTCCAGCTGGACGAGCTGGATCGACAGTGGTGGATCTTACTAAGCTGGGGAAGTACAAGATTCTAAGACCTGGGAG TGCCAAGGAAGAGACCGTTGCTATCCTTGAAAGACACTCACTACTGGAAGATGGAAATGGCGATTAG
- the LOC132600425 gene encoding uncharacterized protein LOC132600425 isoform X3, translating into MIKNSGVKKFGFLNLWAGSRRGFSAVTVKKMAWNLEKCDGNVQTKMVSVCPATEDYAQDAIEAIKARKVIAVPTDTLYGFACDACSAEAVNRIYEIKGRKHTSPLAICVGDVHDIQRYAVTDHLPHSLLDCLLPGPVTVVLRRGESSILEKSLNPGLESIGVRVPDCNFIRVIARGSRSALALTSANLSGQSSSIDVKDFENLWEHCAYVYDGGILPAGRAGSTVVDLTKLGKYKILRPGSAKEETVAILERHSLLEDGNGD; encoded by the exons ATGATCAAGAATTCAG GAGTGAAAAAGTTTGGATTTTTGAACTTGTGGGCAGGAAGCAGGAGGGGATTTAGTGCAGTTACTGTGAAGAAAATGGCTTGGAATTTGGAGAAATGTGATGGGAATGTGCAGACTAAGATGGTTTCTGTGTGTCCTGCTACAGAAGATTATGCTCAAGACGCAATTGAAGCTATCAAGGCTAGGAAAGTCATAGCTGTTCCTACTGACACACTATATGGCTTTGCTTGTGATGCTTG TTCTGCTGAGGCAGTGAATCGGATTTATGAGATCAAAGGACGTAAGCATACAAGTCCGCTAGCAATTTGTGTTGGCGATGTTCATGACATACAACGATATGCTGTGACGGATCATCTGCCTCATAGCTTGCTTGACTGCCTTCTTCCAGGACCTGTAACTGTGGTCCTAAGGCGAG GTGAATCGAGTATCCTTGAGAAGTCATTAAACCCTGGATTAGAGAGCATAGGGGTTCGAGTGCCAGACTGTAACTTCATCAGGGTAATTGCCCGTGGTTCTAGAAGTGCCCTTGCACTTACTAGTGCAAACCTCAGTGGACAATCCAGTAGCATAGACGTCAAAGATTTTGAGAACCTTTGGGAGCACTGTGCATATGTCTATGATGGTGGAATTCTTCCAGCTGGACGAGCTGGATCGACAGTGGTGGATCTTACTAAGCTGGGGAAGTACAAGATTCTAAGACCTGGGAG TGCCAAGGAAGAGACCGTTGCTATCCTTGAAAGACACTCACTACTGGAAGATGGAAATGGCGATTAG
- the LOC132600425 gene encoding uncharacterized protein LOC132600425 isoform X1: MNCSTPTKIAQTLPLFNSIIHSSRGVKKFGFLNLWAGSRRGFSAVTVKKMAWNLEKCDGNVQTKMVSVCPATEDYAQDAIEAIKARKVIAVPTDTLYGFACDACSAEAVNRIYEIKGRKHTSPLAICVGDVHDIQRYAVTDHLPHSLLDCLLPGPVTVVLRRGESSILEKSLNPGLESIGVRVPDCNFIRVIARGSRSALALTSANLSGQSSSIDVKDFENLWEHCAYVYDGGILPAGRAGSTVVDLTKLGKYKILRPGSAKEETVAILERHSLLEDGNGD; encoded by the exons ATGAATTGCAGCACACCAACAAAAATAGCACAAACACTGCCTCTCTTCAACTCAATCATTCACTCTTCTCGAG GAGTGAAAAAGTTTGGATTTTTGAACTTGTGGGCAGGAAGCAGGAGGGGATTTAGTGCAGTTACTGTGAAGAAAATGGCTTGGAATTTGGAGAAATGTGATGGGAATGTGCAGACTAAGATGGTTTCTGTGTGTCCTGCTACAGAAGATTATGCTCAAGACGCAATTGAAGCTATCAAGGCTAGGAAAGTCATAGCTGTTCCTACTGACACACTATATGGCTTTGCTTGTGATGCTTG TTCTGCTGAGGCAGTGAATCGGATTTATGAGATCAAAGGACGTAAGCATACAAGTCCGCTAGCAATTTGTGTTGGCGATGTTCATGACATACAACGATATGCTGTGACGGATCATCTGCCTCATAGCTTGCTTGACTGCCTTCTTCCAGGACCTGTAACTGTGGTCCTAAGGCGAG GTGAATCGAGTATCCTTGAGAAGTCATTAAACCCTGGATTAGAGAGCATAGGGGTTCGAGTGCCAGACTGTAACTTCATCAGGGTAATTGCCCGTGGTTCTAGAAGTGCCCTTGCACTTACTAGTGCAAACCTCAGTGGACAATCCAGTAGCATAGACGTCAAAGATTTTGAGAACCTTTGGGAGCACTGTGCATATGTCTATGATGGTGGAATTCTTCCAGCTGGACGAGCTGGATCGACAGTGGTGGATCTTACTAAGCTGGGGAAGTACAAGATTCTAAGACCTGGGAG TGCCAAGGAAGAGACCGTTGCTATCCTTGAAAGACACTCACTACTGGAAGATGGAAATGGCGATTAG
- the LOC132600425 gene encoding uncharacterized protein LOC132600425 isoform X5, which yields MAWNLEKCDGNVQTKMVSVCPATEDYAQDAIEAIKARKVIAVPTDTLYGFACDACSAEAVNRIYEIKGRKHTSPLAICVGDVHDIQRYAVTDHLPHSLLDCLLPGPVTVVLRRGESSILEKSLNPGLESIGVRVPDCNFIRVIARGSRSALALTSANLSGQSSSIDVKDFENLWEHCAYVYDGGILPAGRAGSTVVDLTKLGKYKILRPGSAKEETVAILERHSLLEDGNGD from the exons ATGGCTTGGAATTTGGAGAAATGTGATGGGAATGTGCAGACTAAGATGGTTTCTGTGTGTCCTGCTACAGAAGATTATGCTCAAGACGCAATTGAAGCTATCAAGGCTAGGAAAGTCATAGCTGTTCCTACTGACACACTATATGGCTTTGCTTGTGATGCTTG TTCTGCTGAGGCAGTGAATCGGATTTATGAGATCAAAGGACGTAAGCATACAAGTCCGCTAGCAATTTGTGTTGGCGATGTTCATGACATACAACGATATGCTGTGACGGATCATCTGCCTCATAGCTTGCTTGACTGCCTTCTTCCAGGACCTGTAACTGTGGTCCTAAGGCGAG GTGAATCGAGTATCCTTGAGAAGTCATTAAACCCTGGATTAGAGAGCATAGGGGTTCGAGTGCCAGACTGTAACTTCATCAGGGTAATTGCCCGTGGTTCTAGAAGTGCCCTTGCACTTACTAGTGCAAACCTCAGTGGACAATCCAGTAGCATAGACGTCAAAGATTTTGAGAACCTTTGGGAGCACTGTGCATATGTCTATGATGGTGGAATTCTTCCAGCTGGACGAGCTGGATCGACAGTGGTGGATCTTACTAAGCTGGGGAAGTACAAGATTCTAAGACCTGGGAG TGCCAAGGAAGAGACCGTTGCTATCCTTGAAAGACACTCACTACTGGAAGATGGAAATGGCGATTAG
- the LOC132600426 gene encoding uncharacterized protein LOC132600426 isoform X1 encodes MSEEHKKKIMAEVPDDDDGRIGACKRELFAISTPKMESSSAITEQTTHAKHWRKPNLSLEIPSRTLDTSPQELVQIKIPSTPTPTPKRVNFLLTPSTSDSRITMNTSSPGPSPYRGKSTIRNLFPKLSLKSRMNSDTEKITAVPDSGPVAVVPQQEKVSISRSWSLTKMFTPRIKSTSSLPVTPIAHSNPESISGSIGSTKETHACISRSMSLPVINKEKDGSNRRVEFFFRVIPSTPQVKDVDASVPATSPAKVPEENEQDGEDIPEEEAVCRICLLELCEGGETLKMECSCKGELALAHQECALKWFSIKGNKTCDVCKEEVKNLPVTLLRMQSVRNANAGSDRLRHLEINGYRVWQEVPILVIVSMLAYFCFLEQLLVGKMGTGAVAISLPFSCVLGLLASMTSSTMVKRRFVWVYASVQFALVVLFAHVFYSLVRVQAVLSILLSTFAGFGVAMSGSSLIVEFFRWKRRRAALLEQQQNAQMVLPPGGWRQMNQSATSTHVGPQNIQHDIENPETFSWT; translated from the exons ATGAGTGAAGAACACAAGAAGAAAATCATGGCTGAGGTtcctgatgatgatgatggaagAATTGGTGCTTGTAAAAGAGAATTATTTGCCATTTCAACACCTAAG ATGGAGAGTTCCTCTGCGATTACTGAACAAACAACGCATGCTAAACATTGGAGGAAACCGAATCTATCTTTGGAGATACCTTCAAGGACGTTGGACACCTCTCCTCAAGAGTTAGTACAGATTAAAATACCATCCACGCCTACCCCTACACCCAAGAGGGTGAATTTCCTTTTGACACCTAGTACTTCCGATTCAAGAATAACTATGAACACTTCATCTCCTGGTCCTTCCCCGTATCGTGGAAAATCAACCATTAGGAATCTTTTCCCTAAACTGAGCTTGAAATCACGTATGAATTCCGATACAGAGAAGATAACAGCAGTACCAGATTCAGGTCCGGTTGCAGTTGTGCCACAACAGGAGAAGGTTTCCATTTCAAGGTCATGGTCACTTACTAAAATGTTTACGCCTCGCATTAAGAGTACGTCATCTTTGCCCGTTACACCAATTGCACATTCAAATCCAGAGTCTATTAGTGGAAGCATCGGCAGC ACAAAGGAAACACATGCGTGCATTTCGCGATCGATGTCTCTACCAGTCATTAACAAAGAAAAAGACGGAAGCAATAGGAGAGTGGAATTTTTCTTTCGAGTTATTCCTTCAACGCCTCAAGTGAAGGACGTGGATGCCTCGGTTCCAGCTACAAGTCCAGCTAAAGTACCTG AGGAAAATGAGCAGGATGGTGAAGATATACCGGAAGAGGAGGCTGTTTGTCGAATTTGCCTACTTGAGTTGTGTGAAGGTGGAGAAACGCTCAAGATGGAGTGCAGCTGCAAAGGTGAACTCGCTTTGGCTCATCAAGAATGTGCTTTAAAATGGTTTAGTATCAAAGGTAACAAGACATGTGATGTGTGCAAAGAAGAAGTCAAGAATCTGCCCGTCACACTCTTGCGCATGCAAAGTGTTCGGAATGCAAATGCAGGATCCGATAGGCTCCGGCATTTGGAAATAAATGGATACAG GGTTTGGCAGGAAGTACCAATTCTTGTCATTGTCAGCATGCTTGCCTACTTTTGTTTTCTTGAGCAGCTGCTG GTTGGGAAAATGGGTACTGGCGCAGTTGCTATTTCACTTCCCTTTTCTTGTGTACTAGGCCTGCTTGCGTCAATGACATCATCAACCATGG TTAAGCGAAGGTTTGTCTGGGTTTATGCATCGGTCCAGTTCGCCCTAGTAGTACTATTTGCACACGTCTTCTACTCCCTG GTTCGCGTGCAagcagttctttcaattcttctATCAACATTTGCTGGCTTTGGAGTTGCAATGAGTGGAAGTTCATTAATCGTCGAGTTCTTTAGATGGAAAAGACGACGAGCAGCCTTGTTAGAGCAGCAGCAAAATGCACAGATGGTTTTGCCTCCAGGTGGATGGCGACAGATGAATCAATCTGCTACATCGACTCATGTAGGTCCTCAAAATATTCAGCACGATATAGAAAATCCCGAGACGTTTAGTTGGACCTAA
- the LOC132600426 gene encoding uncharacterized protein LOC132600426 isoform X2, whose amino-acid sequence MESSSAITEQTTHAKHWRKPNLSLEIPSRTLDTSPQELVQIKIPSTPTPTPKRVNFLLTPSTSDSRITMNTSSPGPSPYRGKSTIRNLFPKLSLKSRMNSDTEKITAVPDSGPVAVVPQQEKVSISRSWSLTKMFTPRIKSTSSLPVTPIAHSNPESISGSIGSTKETHACISRSMSLPVINKEKDGSNRRVEFFFRVIPSTPQVKDVDASVPATSPAKVPEENEQDGEDIPEEEAVCRICLLELCEGGETLKMECSCKGELALAHQECALKWFSIKGNKTCDVCKEEVKNLPVTLLRMQSVRNANAGSDRLRHLEINGYRVWQEVPILVIVSMLAYFCFLEQLLVGKMGTGAVAISLPFSCVLGLLASMTSSTMVKRRFVWVYASVQFALVVLFAHVFYSLVRVQAVLSILLSTFAGFGVAMSGSSLIVEFFRWKRRRAALLEQQQNAQMVLPPGGWRQMNQSATSTHVGPQNIQHDIENPETFSWT is encoded by the exons ATGGAGAGTTCCTCTGCGATTACTGAACAAACAACGCATGCTAAACATTGGAGGAAACCGAATCTATCTTTGGAGATACCTTCAAGGACGTTGGACACCTCTCCTCAAGAGTTAGTACAGATTAAAATACCATCCACGCCTACCCCTACACCCAAGAGGGTGAATTTCCTTTTGACACCTAGTACTTCCGATTCAAGAATAACTATGAACACTTCATCTCCTGGTCCTTCCCCGTATCGTGGAAAATCAACCATTAGGAATCTTTTCCCTAAACTGAGCTTGAAATCACGTATGAATTCCGATACAGAGAAGATAACAGCAGTACCAGATTCAGGTCCGGTTGCAGTTGTGCCACAACAGGAGAAGGTTTCCATTTCAAGGTCATGGTCACTTACTAAAATGTTTACGCCTCGCATTAAGAGTACGTCATCTTTGCCCGTTACACCAATTGCACATTCAAATCCAGAGTCTATTAGTGGAAGCATCGGCAGC ACAAAGGAAACACATGCGTGCATTTCGCGATCGATGTCTCTACCAGTCATTAACAAAGAAAAAGACGGAAGCAATAGGAGAGTGGAATTTTTCTTTCGAGTTATTCCTTCAACGCCTCAAGTGAAGGACGTGGATGCCTCGGTTCCAGCTACAAGTCCAGCTAAAGTACCTG AGGAAAATGAGCAGGATGGTGAAGATATACCGGAAGAGGAGGCTGTTTGTCGAATTTGCCTACTTGAGTTGTGTGAAGGTGGAGAAACGCTCAAGATGGAGTGCAGCTGCAAAGGTGAACTCGCTTTGGCTCATCAAGAATGTGCTTTAAAATGGTTTAGTATCAAAGGTAACAAGACATGTGATGTGTGCAAAGAAGAAGTCAAGAATCTGCCCGTCACACTCTTGCGCATGCAAAGTGTTCGGAATGCAAATGCAGGATCCGATAGGCTCCGGCATTTGGAAATAAATGGATACAG GGTTTGGCAGGAAGTACCAATTCTTGTCATTGTCAGCATGCTTGCCTACTTTTGTTTTCTTGAGCAGCTGCTG GTTGGGAAAATGGGTACTGGCGCAGTTGCTATTTCACTTCCCTTTTCTTGTGTACTAGGCCTGCTTGCGTCAATGACATCATCAACCATGG TTAAGCGAAGGTTTGTCTGGGTTTATGCATCGGTCCAGTTCGCCCTAGTAGTACTATTTGCACACGTCTTCTACTCCCTG GTTCGCGTGCAagcagttctttcaattcttctATCAACATTTGCTGGCTTTGGAGTTGCAATGAGTGGAAGTTCATTAATCGTCGAGTTCTTTAGATGGAAAAGACGACGAGCAGCCTTGTTAGAGCAGCAGCAAAATGCACAGATGGTTTTGCCTCCAGGTGGATGGCGACAGATGAATCAATCTGCTACATCGACTCATGTAGGTCCTCAAAATATTCAGCACGATATAGAAAATCCCGAGACGTTTAGTTGGACCTAA